The Rhinolophus ferrumequinum isolate MPI-CBG mRhiFer1 chromosome 6, mRhiFer1_v1.p, whole genome shotgun sequence genome has a window encoding:
- the RPL10L gene encoding LOW QUALITY PROTEIN: 60S ribosomal protein L10-like (The sequence of the model RefSeq protein was modified relative to this genomic sequence to represent the inferred CDS: inserted 2 bases in 1 codon; substituted 2 bases at 2 genomic stop codons) produces MHIRHMCPGGACVFLFDVQAYLAGVATGRRLAHCYRYCKNKVYPKSRFFRGVPDAKICIFDLALEAAQICANKXYMVKSCGKDGFHIGVRLHPFHVMHTNKMWSCAGADRLQTGMRGAFGKPXGMVAXVHLGQVIVSMCTKLHNKEHVIEALHRAKFTFPGRQKKHISENWGFTEFNADEFENKMAKKSLIPDSCGIKYVPNRGPLDNWRVLLSLDL; encoded by the exons ATGCACATAAGGCACATGTGCCCGGGTGGAGCATGCGTCTTTCTCTTTGACGTACAGGCCTACTTGGCTGGTGTGGCCACAGGCCGCCGCCTGGCTCACTGTTACCGGTATTGTAAGAATAAGGTGTACCCGAAGTCTCGCTTCTTCCGGGGTGTCCCTGATGCCAAGATCTGCATCTTTGACCTGG CCCTGGAGGCCGCCCAAATTTGTGCCAACAAGTAGTACATGGTGAAAAGTTGTGGCAAAGATGGCTTTCACATCGGAGTGAGGCTCCATCCCTTCCATGTCATGCACACCAACAAGATGTGGTCCTGTGCTGGGGCTGACAGGCTCCAGACAGGCATGCGAGGTGCCTTTGGAAAGCC CGGGATGGTTGCCTGAGTCCACCTTGGCCAAGTAATCGTGTCCATGTGCACCAAGCTTCACAACAAGGAACATGTGATTGAAGCTTTACACAGGGCCAAGTTCACATTCCCTGGCCGCCAGAAGAAACATATCTCCGAGAATTGGGGCTTTACCGAGTTTAATGCTgatgaatttgaaaacaaaatggctAAGAAGAGCCTCATCCCGGATAGTTGTGGAATCAAGTATGTCCCCAATCGTGGCCCTTTGGACAACTGGCGAGTTCTGCTCTCCTTAGATCTTTGA